A single Crateriforma conspicua DNA region contains:
- a CDS encoding alpha/beta hydrolase, with protein MHRSIPVALPVSAERRGFLFLCFGLAATLVVTVPTWAEEYEIGPDSKVQDVPHGKVTQYEWTESKVFPGTKRRYSVYVPAQYDGSSPAALMVFQDGHNFESVDSGYRVPVVFDNLIAKGQMPVTIAVMIDPGTHKDLPEKRGWKPTPTNRSFEYDTVSGDYAEFLLTEILPEVEKEFRITQNPELRAICGNSSGGICAFGVAWHRPDSFRKVVSHIGSFVNIRGGHNYEAMVRKTEKKPLRVFMQDGSGDLDNMHGNWPLANQELSASLKFKGYDHKFVYGTGGHNGEHGTAIFPDTLRWVWRGWEKETP; from the coding sequence ATGCATCGGTCCATCCCAGTCGCATTGCCCGTCTCCGCCGAGCGACGCGGTTTTCTGTTTCTATGTTTCGGTTTGGCGGCCACGCTGGTCGTTACGGTTCCGACATGGGCTGAAGAGTACGAGATCGGTCCCGATTCCAAAGTCCAAGACGTTCCGCACGGAAAAGTGACGCAGTACGAATGGACCGAAAGCAAAGTCTTTCCCGGCACCAAGCGACGCTACAGCGTTTACGTCCCGGCGCAGTACGACGGCAGTTCACCGGCGGCATTGATGGTGTTCCAAGACGGGCACAATTTTGAATCGGTCGATTCGGGGTACCGAGTGCCCGTCGTGTTCGACAATTTGATCGCCAAAGGCCAGATGCCGGTCACGATTGCCGTGATGATTGATCCCGGTACCCACAAGGACTTGCCGGAAAAGCGAGGTTGGAAGCCGACACCGACCAATCGCAGTTTCGAATATGACACCGTCAGCGGGGACTACGCAGAATTTTTGCTGACAGAAATTTTGCCTGAAGTTGAAAAGGAATTTCGCATCACCCAGAACCCTGAACTGCGTGCGATCTGTGGCAACAGCAGCGGCGGCATCTGTGCGTTCGGCGTCGCCTGGCACCGGCCCGACAGCTTTCGCAAAGTGGTGTCCCACATCGGCAGCTTCGTCAACATCCGTGGCGGGCACAATTACGAGGCCATGGTGCGCAAGACGGAAAAGAAACCGCTGCGCGTCTTCATGCAAGACGGATCGGGCGACTTGGACAACATGCACGGCAACTGGCCGCTGGCCAATCAAGAGTTGTCGGCGTCGTTGAAGTTCAAAGGCTATGACCACAAATTCGTGTACGGCACTGGTGGTCACAATGGTGAACACGGTACAGCCATTTTCCCCGACACACTGCGCTGGGTCTGGCGTGGCTGGGAAAAGGAAACGCCCTGA
- a CDS encoding CHAD domain-containing protein: MSYRLKPGETAAHMTRRVAKEQIREALLEIRSPETDDAEKVHQLRKRCKKIRGLLRLARPAMPKTYDRENARFRDLARKFSELRDAKTQLTTLDHIASEIPSTDSTELTEAYLQARQLLQRERADLREARSLKNQDDRCRNSKSELQSIWKDAKTELQQALGGIDNWKWRDGKPGSFESLGEGLQKTLGRAHDAMRTATEDPSTDHMHQWRKRVKYHWYHLRLLQPIWKQGLAGNRDDAKKLAEALGDLHDVDVLGETLRRFQKENELPSGADQLIRRLDERRNQLSRKALRRGRRLFAESPAAFSKRCRVYWKLARNDA, encoded by the coding sequence ATGAGTTATCGCCTGAAGCCCGGCGAAACCGCCGCCCACATGACTCGCCGCGTCGCCAAGGAACAGATCCGCGAAGCCTTGCTGGAGATCCGATCTCCGGAAACTGACGACGCCGAAAAGGTCCACCAACTGCGAAAGCGGTGCAAGAAAATTCGCGGCCTGCTGCGATTGGCTCGCCCGGCGATGCCCAAAACCTACGACCGAGAAAACGCACGCTTTCGAGACTTGGCACGCAAGTTTTCCGAGCTCCGTGATGCTAAGACACAACTGACCACTTTGGACCACATCGCCTCGGAAATCCCATCGACCGATTCAACCGAATTGACCGAAGCCTACCTGCAAGCCCGACAGTTGCTGCAACGCGAACGTGCCGATTTGCGCGAAGCCCGATCGCTGAAAAATCAAGACGACCGGTGTAGGAATTCGAAGTCTGAACTGCAATCGATTTGGAAGGATGCCAAGACGGAGCTGCAACAAGCCCTAGGTGGCATCGACAACTGGAAGTGGCGTGACGGCAAACCGGGCTCGTTCGAATCCCTGGGCGAAGGCCTGCAAAAAACGCTCGGCCGTGCCCATGACGCGATGCGAACCGCCACCGAAGATCCATCGACCGATCACATGCACCAGTGGCGAAAACGGGTCAAATACCACTGGTATCACCTGCGTTTACTGCAGCCGATTTGGAAACAAGGCTTGGCCGGAAACCGCGACGATGCCAAGAAGCTGGCCGAAGCATTGGGGGACCTGCACGACGTCGATGTGCTGGGCGAAACCCTGCGGCGATTCCAAAAGGAAAATGAACTGCCGTCCGGTGCTGACCAGCTGATACGGCGTTTAGACGAACGCCGAAACCAGCTTTCCCGAAAAGCACTGCGACGCGGGCGACGTCTGTTCGCCGAGTCCCCCGCGGCGTTTAGCAAACGTTGCCGCGTGTACTGGAAACTGGCCCGCAACGACGCGTGA
- the rpoN gene encoding RNA polymerase factor sigma-54, giving the protein MRMSMGLQARQMQVQKLAPRMIQSMEILQMPTLALQERIDQELTENPLLEQLETDPLSAEESSDDVPSSDTRSEDEKELVVRDDSDNRDDFERLTNSENDLPSSFDDSFRRSAGGIQDDMDRRHDLMANAQSRPESLNDFLLHQLAEMDIDDEVEQVAERIISTLDARDGGYLRTPLVDLLPAGHADEALAKAEEALAVVQSLEPVGIASRNLSECLLKQVPPDHPHLDEITTLIESHLEDLAENRLPQIARKTGYSIELIQELREELHKLNPKPGAAFMETYVPNVTPDIILERDENGEYKVRLEDDRIPSLRISEYYRRRLQASDCTDEEREFIKQKVNGAQWLIDSINQRRNTLLKVSEAIVTHQKRFLDEGPEAIEPLKMQQVADDVGVHVTTVSRAVDDKWIQTPRGILPLRRFFVGGTKTEDGEDVAWDTIRLKLQELIDKEDKSKPLADEHLVEELKKAGMTVARRTVTKYRKKMGIPSSRQRRDWSLVKK; this is encoded by the coding sequence ATGCGCATGTCGATGGGCCTGCAGGCCCGCCAAATGCAAGTCCAGAAATTGGCACCCCGGATGATCCAGTCGATGGAGATTCTGCAGATGCCCACGCTGGCTTTGCAGGAACGCATTGACCAGGAATTGACCGAAAACCCGCTGTTGGAACAGCTGGAAACGGACCCGCTGAGTGCCGAGGAATCGTCCGACGACGTGCCTTCATCGGACACACGCAGCGAAGACGAAAAAGAATTGGTCGTCCGGGATGACAGCGACAATCGCGATGATTTTGAACGGCTGACCAATTCGGAAAATGATCTGCCCAGTTCATTCGACGATTCGTTCCGTCGCAGTGCCGGTGGCATCCAAGACGATATGGATCGCCGGCACGATTTGATGGCCAACGCCCAGTCGCGACCGGAATCGTTGAACGATTTTCTGCTGCATCAGCTGGCTGAAATGGACATCGACGACGAAGTCGAACAGGTCGCCGAACGGATCATCAGCACGTTGGACGCCCGCGACGGTGGCTACCTGCGAACGCCGCTGGTCGATTTGCTGCCCGCCGGTCATGCGGACGAAGCACTTGCGAAAGCCGAAGAGGCGTTGGCCGTTGTCCAGTCGCTGGAGCCGGTGGGGATCGCTTCGCGCAACTTGAGCGAATGCTTGTTGAAACAGGTGCCGCCCGACCATCCGCACTTGGACGAAATCACCACGCTGATCGAGTCGCATCTGGAAGACCTGGCCGAAAACCGGCTGCCCCAGATCGCACGAAAAACGGGATACTCGATCGAGCTGATCCAGGAACTGCGGGAAGAACTGCACAAGCTGAATCCCAAACCGGGTGCGGCGTTCATGGAGACTTACGTCCCCAACGTCACGCCGGACATCATTCTGGAACGCGACGAAAACGGCGAATACAAAGTCCGTTTGGAAGACGACCGAATCCCCAGTTTGCGGATCAGCGAGTATTACCGGCGACGACTGCAGGCGTCGGACTGCACCGATGAAGAACGCGAATTCATCAAGCAAAAGGTCAACGGGGCCCAGTGGCTGATCGATTCGATCAACCAACGCCGTAACACATTGCTGAAAGTCAGCGAAGCGATCGTGACGCACCAAAAGCGGTTTTTGGACGAAGGTCCCGAGGCGATCGAACCGTTGAAGATGCAGCAGGTCGCCGATGACGTGGGGGTTCACGTGACCACGGTCAGCCGTGCGGTCGATGATAAATGGATCCAAACGCCGCGGGGTATCTTGCCGCTGCGTCGCTTCTTCGTCGGTGGGACCAAAACCGAAGACGGTGAAGACGTGGCCTGGGATACAATCCGCTTGAAACTGCAGGAATTGATCGACAAGGAAGACAAGTCCAAACCGTTGGCCGACGAGCACTTGGTGGAAGAGCTGAAGAAAGCCGGGATGACGGTCGCCCGTCGGACGGTCACCAAGTACCGCAAAAAGATGGGCATCCCCAGCAGTCGTCAGCGTCGCGACTGGTCGCTGGTCAAAAAATAG
- the recR gene encoding recombination mediator RecR, with protein sequence MASQNNSGQSGAVSDLVDHLSRLPGIGRKSAERLAFHLLRVHESEAIALADAIRRVRQDVRYCEHCFNLCETTACQICSDPNRDATRLCVVEQPRDLMSLEQSGVYKGLYHVLLGRIAPLDGIGPDQLTIDALVDRVRTGNFVEVIMATNPTVEGDGTSLYVSNLLGEFPVQVTRLARGITAGSILEYANREVIADALTGRQKL encoded by the coding sequence ATGGCGTCGCAAAACAATTCAGGTCAATCCGGGGCCGTATCCGATCTGGTCGATCACTTGTCCAGGTTGCCGGGAATCGGACGAAAAAGCGCCGAACGTCTGGCGTTCCACCTGTTGCGCGTCCATGAATCCGAAGCGATCGCATTGGCCGACGCCATTCGGCGCGTCCGCCAGGACGTCCGGTATTGCGAGCACTGTTTCAATCTGTGCGAAACGACCGCGTGCCAGATTTGCAGCGATCCCAATCGCGATGCCACGCGGCTGTGCGTGGTCGAACAGCCGCGTGACTTGATGAGCTTGGAGCAATCGGGTGTCTACAAAGGGCTGTACCACGTCCTGTTGGGGCGAATCGCGCCGCTGGACGGCATCGGTCCGGATCAATTGACGATCGACGCCTTGGTGGATCGCGTGCGGACCGGAAATTTCGTGGAAGTCATCATGGCGACCAATCCGACGGTCGAAGGCGACGGCACATCACTGTACGTCAGTAACCTGCTGGGCGAATTTCCGGTCCAGGTCACTCGGCTGGCCCGTGGGATCACCGCCGGAAGCATTCTGGAATACGCCAATCGCGAAGTGATTGCGGATGCCTTAACCGGTCGACAAAAACTATAA
- a CDS encoding YbaB/EbfC family nucleoid-associated protein: MFKGLGNLGNLAGLVGSFQELPGKMQELNERMKSESVTATSGCQRVEVVMNGVGHVQSVRIDPEFVGAELEEAVLEATNAAGAAAKQMYADAISNMVSEMNLNVPGIDGMLASLTGSK, translated from the coding sequence GTGTTTAAAGGTCTCGGAAATCTCGGCAACCTGGCCGGTCTGGTCGGCAGCTTTCAAGAGTTGCCCGGCAAAATGCAGGAATTGAACGAACGCATGAAGTCGGAATCCGTGACGGCAACGTCGGGGTGTCAGCGGGTGGAGGTCGTGATGAACGGCGTCGGCCATGTGCAGTCGGTCCGAATTGATCCTGAATTTGTCGGGGCGGAATTGGAAGAAGCGGTTCTGGAGGCCACCAATGCCGCCGGTGCGGCGGCCAAACAGATGTACGCCGACGCGATCAGCAACATGGTGTCGGAAATGAACCTGAACGTCCCCGGCATCGACGGGATGTTGGCCAGTCTGACCGGCAGCAAGTGA
- a CDS encoding redoxin domain-containing protein produces the protein MAATLGWSATASAAPTVAQALGLKPVQPNVDYQKVDDATGCKLEDIERDDWAGWEVVSPEGETLRRFADTNGDSKVDLWCYYRYGVEVYRDVDSNFNGKADQYRWMGTEGIRWGLDDNEDATVDRWKQISAEEVSAELVAAIRDADAKRFGALLADQRDLTRAGLGAAQAKELAEKASLAARRFARLADSQKTIGKDANWVQFTATAPGVVPAGTQDATRDFIVYENAVAMYESDGKSGQLVIGTMIKVDDGWKLVDLPSMPAAGEAIEQTAGIFFRPVVSTGAGAVSGGVGGAEMQKMVTALEAIDRQLAEEKSAAKLADLHARRADVVEQLIANSPSNADKQMWVRQLVDTVGFAVQSGAYPKGLDRLKQARQRYAGSDESLQSYIDFQVLSTEYAAKLQPGADSVDVQEWYLEQLTAFVKAHPRAAESAQAMLQLALGKEFEDNEKEALDYYRQIASRFKGTDAAQKAAGAIRRLDSVGKAVDLSGKTVAGQPFRLASLRGKPVIVQYWATWCEPCKEDMKQLRRLKAQYRRAGLEVVGISVDSSRQQAESFIKANSMPWIQLFEDGGLDSSPLALQFGVQTLPTMMLIDKRGALVRHNVSRDELEAELKKLVQ, from the coding sequence ATGGCTGCCACGCTGGGTTGGTCGGCCACCGCCTCGGCGGCTCCCACCGTGGCTCAGGCGCTCGGTTTGAAGCCGGTCCAGCCCAATGTGGACTACCAAAAAGTGGACGATGCGACCGGTTGCAAGCTGGAAGATATCGAACGCGATGATTGGGCGGGCTGGGAAGTTGTCTCGCCCGAAGGGGAAACACTGCGGCGATTCGCCGACACCAACGGCGACAGTAAGGTCGACTTGTGGTGCTATTACCGGTACGGCGTGGAGGTCTATCGCGACGTCGATTCGAACTTCAACGGAAAAGCCGACCAATACCGCTGGATGGGCACCGAAGGCATCCGCTGGGGATTGGACGATAACGAAGACGCCACGGTCGATCGTTGGAAGCAGATTTCGGCCGAAGAGGTTTCCGCAGAGCTGGTCGCGGCCATTCGAGATGCCGACGCGAAGCGATTCGGTGCCCTGTTGGCCGATCAACGTGATCTGACTCGGGCCGGGTTGGGCGCGGCTCAGGCGAAGGAGTTGGCCGAGAAGGCATCGCTGGCCGCACGCCGCTTTGCCCGATTGGCCGATTCACAGAAGACGATCGGCAAAGATGCCAACTGGGTTCAGTTCACCGCAACCGCCCCCGGCGTGGTTCCCGCCGGCACCCAAGACGCCACCCGCGATTTCATTGTCTACGAGAATGCCGTGGCGATGTATGAAAGCGACGGGAAAAGCGGCCAGCTGGTGATCGGCACCATGATCAAAGTCGATGACGGATGGAAGCTGGTGGATTTGCCATCCATGCCCGCCGCGGGCGAAGCGATCGAACAAACGGCGGGGATCTTTTTCCGTCCCGTCGTCTCGACCGGTGCCGGTGCCGTTTCCGGCGGTGTCGGCGGTGCGGAAATGCAAAAAATGGTCACCGCACTGGAGGCGATTGATCGTCAGTTGGCGGAGGAAAAAAGTGCCGCCAAATTGGCCGATTTGCACGCCCGTCGCGCGGACGTCGTGGAACAGTTGATCGCCAATTCGCCCAGCAACGCCGACAAACAAATGTGGGTGCGGCAACTGGTCGATACCGTTGGTTTCGCCGTTCAAAGCGGGGCCTATCCCAAGGGACTGGATCGTTTGAAGCAGGCCCGTCAACGCTACGCGGGATCCGACGAGTCGCTGCAGTCGTACATCGATTTCCAGGTCCTGAGCACGGAATACGCGGCCAAGTTGCAGCCTGGTGCCGATTCGGTCGACGTCCAAGAGTGGTACTTGGAGCAATTGACGGCGTTCGTGAAGGCACACCCGAGGGCCGCCGAATCTGCCCAAGCCATGTTGCAATTGGCATTGGGCAAAGAGTTCGAGGACAACGAAAAGGAAGCGTTGGATTATTACCGCCAGATCGCCAGCCGTTTCAAAGGCACCGACGCGGCGCAAAAAGCGGCCGGTGCGATCCGGCGTCTGGATAGTGTCGGCAAAGCGGTTGATCTGAGCGGCAAGACCGTCGCCGGCCAGCCGTTCCGTTTGGCTTCGTTGCGTGGCAAGCCGGTGATCGTTCAGTACTGGGCGACGTGGTGCGAACCGTGCAAGGAAGACATGAAGCAGTTGCGCCGTTTGAAGGCACAGTACCGACGCGCCGGCTTGGAAGTCGTCGGCATCAGTGTCGACAGTTCGCGGCAACAAGCGGAATCATTCATCAAAGCCAACAGCATGCCCTGGATCCAGCTGTTCGAAGACGGCGGATTGGATTCCAGCCCGCTGGCCTTGCAATTCGGCGTTCAAACGTTGCCGACGATGATGCTGATCGATAAACGCGGGGCTCTGGTCCGGCACAACGTCAGCCGCGACGAGCTGGAAGCCGAGCTGAAGAAGCTGGTTCAATAG